Within Pseudomonas sp. LBUM920, the genomic segment CTGGTTTCCATGGCAATAGCTTCGCCGGTCAGGTCGGCCTTGTTGCGAATCAAGGTGACCTTGGCCGGGTCCGGCCGTTGCTCGAGAAATTCCGGCCACAAGGCAAAAGGATCCACAGCCTCTGGCGCGGTGGCATCCACCACCAGCAGCACTCGATCCGCTTCGCCGATGGCCTTGAGTGCGCGCTCTACACCAATCTTTTCGACCTGGTCGTCGGTGTCGCGCAAACCTGCGGTGTCGACCACGTGCAAGGGCATGCCATCAATGTGGATATGTTCGCGCAAGATATCCCGGGTGGTGCCGGCGATCTCGGTAACAATGGCCGCCTCGCGACCTGCCAGGGCATTGAGCAGGCTCGACTTGCCGGCATTCGGCCGTCCAGCGATCACCACGGTCATGCCATCACGCAGTAGAGCCCCCTGCCCGGCTTCGCGCAGCACTGTGGATAACTCATCGCGGACTTTGTCGAGCATGGCCAGGACATGCCCATCGGCGAGGAAGTCGATTTCTTCTTCCGGAAAATCAATTGCTGCCTCGACGTAGATGCGCAAGCTGATCAACTGCTCGGTCAGGTTATGCACACGCAGCGAAAAGGCGCCCTGCAATGAGCGCAATGCATTGCGCGCGGCCTGTGCAGAACTCGCCTCGATCAAATCGGCAATGGCTTCAGCCTGGGCCAAATCAAGTTTGTCATTGAGGAAAGCCCGTTCGCTGAACTCCCCCGGACGCGCCAGGCGGCAACCCAATTGCAGGCAGCGCTGCAGCAGCATATCCAGCACGACTGGACCACCGTGCCCCTGCAATTCAAGCACGTCTTCGCCGGTGAACGAGTTGGGGCCGGGAAAATACAGCGCCAGGCCTTCATCCAGTACGGTTGCATCGCCGTTCAGAAAAGGGCCGTAGTGGGCGTAGCGCGGTTTCAACTCGCGGCCGCTGATGGCCTGGGCCGCATAACCGGCGAGCGGCCCGGAAATTCGAACGATACCGACGCCGCCGCGACCTTGAGCGGTAGCGACAGCAGCGATGGTTTCACGAGGAGCGCTCATCAGCAGGTTCCAGAACAAAAGTGACGGAAAGCAAAACGCCCCACTAGGGGGCGTCTTGAGTGGTTATCCACAGAGTAAATTACGCCGCCGCTTTTTTGGTAGCCGCTTCGATTTTACGTGTGATGTACCACTGTTGAGAGATCGACAGGCAGTTGTTGACGACCCAGTACAGCACCAGACCAGCAGGGAACCACAGGAAGAAGAAGGTGAAGATGATTGGCATCATTTTCATCACTTTGGCCTGCATCGGATCCGGCGGAGTCGGGTTCAAACGCTGCTGGATGAACATGGTCGCGCCCATGATGATCGGCAGGATAAAGAACGGGTCTTTGATCGACAGGTCAGTTATCCACAGCATGAACGGAGCCTGACGCATTTCCACGCTTTCCAGGAGTACCCAGTAAAGCG encodes:
- the mnmE gene encoding tRNA uridine-5-carboxymethylaminomethyl(34) synthesis GTPase MnmE, encoding MSAPRETIAAVATAQGRGGVGIVRISGPLAGYAAQAISGRELKPRYAHYGPFLNGDATVLDEGLALYFPGPNSFTGEDVLELQGHGGPVVLDMLLQRCLQLGCRLARPGEFSERAFLNDKLDLAQAEAIADLIEASSAQAARNALRSLQGAFSLRVHNLTEQLISLRIYVEAAIDFPEEEIDFLADGHVLAMLDKVRDELSTVLREAGQGALLRDGMTVVIAGRPNAGKSSLLNALAGREAAIVTEIAGTTRDILREHIHIDGMPLHVVDTAGLRDTDDQVEKIGVERALKAIGEADRVLLVVDATAPEAVDPFALWPEFLEQRPDPAKVTLIRNKADLTGEAIAMETSEDGHVTISLSAKSAGDGLELLRDHLKACMGYEQTSESSFSARRRHLEALRHASAALEHGRAQLTLAGAGELLAEDLRQAQQLLGEITGAFSSDDLLGRIFSSFCIGK